The Gymnogyps californianus isolate 813 chromosome Z, ASM1813914v2, whole genome shotgun sequence genome has a window encoding:
- the AGXT2 gene encoding alanine--glyoxylate aminotransferase 2, mitochondrial → MPPCDFVPEKYKSYPYERMQKIREQNISPSLRMYYKKPLLLNQGHMQWLFDYEGRRYLDLFAGIVTVSVGHCHPKVTMATQKQLARLWHTTNIYMHPSIQEYAEKLTSLLPDPLKVVYLTNSGSEANDLAMFMARLYTRNFDIIAFRGAYHGGSPYTLGLTSIGLYKHGVANGFGCSTTMLPDVFRGPWGGSHCRDSPVQTVRKCSCSEGVCHANNQYVEQFKDTLNTSVPKTIAGFIAEPIQGVNGAVQYPRSFLKEAYQLVRERGGVCISDEVQTGFGRTGSHFWGFQTHDVIPDIVTLAKGIGNGFPMAAVVTTKEIASSLAQNLHFNTFGGSPLACVVGAAVLDAIEEDGLQKNSEDVGTYMLLELAKLRDKFEIVGDVRGKGLMIGVEMVTDKDSRHPLPAEEIDQIWEDCKDMGVLIGRGGLYSQTFRIKPPMCITKKDVDFAVEVFHTALQRHMERAAAK, encoded by the exons ATGCCTCCTTGCGATTTTGTAcctgaaaaatataaa TCCTATCCGTATGAACGTATGCAGAAGATTCgtgaacaaaatatttctccttcacTGCGAATGTATTACAAGAAGCCATTATTGCTGAATCAAGGACATATGCAGTGGTTGTTCGATTATGAAGGACGAAGATACCTTGATCTCTTTGCTGGAATTGTCACTGTCAGTGTTGGTCACTGTCACCC GAAGGTAACTATGGCTACCCAGAAACAGCTTGCTCGCCTGTGGCATACCACTAATATCTACATGCACCCATCAATCCAGGAGTATGCTGAAAAGCTAACTTCTCTTCTTCCAGATCCACTTAAG GTGGTTTATCTAACCAACAGCGGGTCAGAAGCCAATGATTTGGCTATGTTCATGGCAAGGCTATATACTCGTAACTTCGACATCATCGCTTTCAG AGGAGCATACCATGGAGGCAGCCCTTACACGCTGGGATTGACATCTATTGGTCTTTATAAACATGGTGTTGCCAATGGCTTTGGCTGTTCAAca ACAATGTTACCAGATGTTTTTCGTGGTCCATGGGGAGGCAGCCACTGTAGAGATTCTCCAGTGCAAACTGTTCGAAAATGCAGCTGTTCTGAAG GTGTATGTCATGCAAACAACCAGTACGTTGAACAGTTCAAAGATACTCTGAATACCTCGGTGCCAAAGACTATAGCTGGATTTATCGCTGAACCAATTCAA GGTGTTAATGGAGCTGTTCAGTACCCAAGAAGTTTCTTAAAGGAAGCTTATCAGCTAGTACGGGAAAGAGGGGGCGTTTGTATTTCAGATGAA gtaCAGACAGGATTTGGACGGACAGGCAGCCATTTCTGGGGATTTCAAACACATGATGTCATCCCTGACATTGTTACTTTGGCAAAAGGAATTGGTAATGGCTTTCCAATGGCAGCTGTTGTTACAACAAAAG agaTTGCAAGTTCCTTGGCTCAAAACCTTCACTTTAATACATTTGGAGGAAGCCCTTTGGCCTGCGTAGTCGGAGCTGCAGTTCTTGAT GCTATTGAAGAAGATGGTCTACAAAAAAACAGTGAGGATGTGGGAACATATATGCTACTGGAGTTGGCTAAACTACGGGATAAATTCGAGATTGTTGGAGATGTCCGTGGCAAGGGACTTATGATTGGAGTAGAAATGGTGACAGATAAG GACAGTCGCCACCCTCTTCCAGCTGAAGAAATCGATCAGATCTGGGAGGACTGTAAAGACATGGGGGTTCTGATCGGCAGAGGAGGACTCTACAGTCAG